A stretch of Brassica napus cultivar Da-Ae chromosome C6, Da-Ae, whole genome shotgun sequence DNA encodes these proteins:
- the LOC111204050 gene encoding uncharacterized protein LOC111204050, whose translation MDILSKLLDKGAMDNQFGLHPQGNAPLITHISFADDVLLFFDGTDQSLQGLLSILEDFNKCSGLGINKSKCAVFFDGGDSGRSRASARVHGISQGSFPIRYLGVPLTTKKLRRQDYQPLIDKLHLRFSSWTVRHLSFAGRLQLLKSVIYSTISFWASIFLLPIGCLKTLEQMCNSFLWKGVPTGARGEKVSWDVVCSSKESGGLGSRRLCPWNNIMGLKLIWLLFASSGSLWVSWTRLHRIGSDNFWVLDANRRGSWIWKSLCELRTLARPFVLCEISSGLSGSFWFDNWTSLGPLIELLSVNAPRITGLAETTTVREALMGNQWWLSSSRSRNPIISFLRDSLPDPVDIFNSEVDDRYLWQIGGNTPRDSFSSSAMWNYLYNQSPAVPWYRSVWFARITGLAETATVREALMGNQWWLSSSRSRNPIISFLRDSLPDPVDIFNSEVDDRYLWQIGGNTPRDGFSSSAMWNYLYNQSPAVPWYRSVWFAGMIPKHGFIMWLAALDRLSTRDRMRRWGVSVSPLCLFCGSSDECRQHIFFDCPYCREVWSFFYSRLHLSPPPLFEEGLRWVRSPTHRYGRTQVGQKSLDKESNFGCRIKLLSI comes from the coding sequence ATGGATATTCTATCCAAGCTGTTGGATAAAGGAGCTATGGATAATCAGTTTGGTCTTCACCCTCAAGGAAATGCTCCACTGATCACTCATATTAGTTTCGCTGATGATGTTCTCCTCTTCTTCGATGGTACTGATCAGTCCTTGCAAGGTTTGCTGTCAATTCTGGAGGATTTTAATAAATGTTCCGGTCTGGGAATAAACAAGAGTAAGTGTGCGGTCTTCTTTGATGGAGGTGATTCTGGTCGCTCTCGAGCATCTGCTCGGGTTCATGGAATATCTCAAGGTTCCTTTCCCATCAGATACCTAGGGGTTCCTCTCACGACGAAGAAACTTAGGCGACAAGATTATCAACCGCTGATAGACAAACTCCATTTGCGATTCTCATCTTGGACAGTAAGACATCTATCTTTCGCGGGACGTCTTCAGTTGTTAAAATCAGTCATTTACTCTACTATATCTTTTTGGGCTTCTATCTTTCTCCTCCCAATTGGGTGTTTGAAGACTTTAGAGCAAATGTGTAACAGCTTCTTGTGGAAGGGAGTTCCGACAGGTGCTAGAGGGGAAAAGGTCTCCTGGGATGTGGTATGTTCATCTAAAGAATCAGGGGGGCTCGGGTCACGGCGCCTCTGCCCTTGGAATAATATTATGGGACTCAAGTTGATCTGGCTCCTTTTTGCTTCTTCGGGGTCACTGTGGGTTTCTTGGACCAGGTTGCACCGAATTGGATCGGATAATTTCTGGGTTCTTGATGCAAATAGAAGAGGAAGTTGGATTTGGAAATCCCTCTGCGAGCTTAGGACTTTGGCTCGTCCCTTTGTATTATGTGAAATTAGCTCAGGACTCTCTGGAAGTTTTTGGTTCGATAACTGGACATCTCTAGGTCCTTTGATTGAACTATTGAGTGTTAATGCTCCAAGAATCACAGGCTTAGCAGAGACTACGACAGTACGTGAAGCTCTTATGGGTAATCAGTGGTGGTTAAGTTCGTCGAGATCAAGAAACCCTATTATCTCTTTCTTAAGGGACTCTTTGCCGGATCCGGTTGATATTTTTAACTCTGAAGTGGATGATCGCTATCTTTGGCAAATTGGAGGGAACACTCCTAGAGATAGCTTTTCTTCTTCAGCCATGTGGAATTACTTGTATAATCAGTCTCCGGCAGTACCTTGGTATAGGTCAGTTTGGTTTGCAAGAATCACAGGCTTAGCAGAGACTGCGACAGTACGTGAAGCTCTTATGGGTAATCAGTGGTGGTTAAGTTCGTCGAGATCAAGAAACCCTATTATCTCTTTCTTAAGGGACTCTTTGCCGGATCCGGTTGATATTTTTAACTCTGAAGTGGATGATCGCTATCTTTGGCAAATTGGAGGGAACACTCCTAGAGATGGCTTTTCTTCTTCAGCCATGTGGAATTACTTGTATAATCAGTCTCCGGCAGTACCTTGGTATAGGTCAGTTTGGTTTGCAGGTATGATTCCTAAGCATGGTTTTATTATGTGGCTAGCAGCTCTTGATAGACTGTCAACTAGAGACAGAATGAGGCGTTGGGGGGTTTCCGTATCTCCTTTATGTCTTTTCTGTGGCAGCAGCGATGAGTGTAGGCAACATATCTTCTTTGATTGTCCTTATTGTAGGGAGGTCTGGTCTTTCTTCTACTCTAGACTCCATCTTTCTCCTCCTCCATTGTTTGAGGAAGGACTCAGGTGGGTCAGAAGTCCCACTCACAGATATGGAAGGACTCAGGTGGGTCAGAAGTCCCTTGACAAAGAGTCTAACTTCGGCTGTCGTATCAAGCTTCTGTCTATATGA
- the LOC125588463 gene encoding uncharacterized protein LOC125588463, producing the protein MVSSVALSLTPDPPDEDDMVSPDSKSPPPLISSSAPAAIPNLRKISSPTCEIDGIPVVLAPDSVVLQASEAWKDHIIAHFHGRCPSPSKIYDDLNPVWGKHGNITVRTLSQTAALIFVPSTASREWVLQVGYWQVDKCALTALPWTPGASLELQDLVTAPTWAVLKNVPPQLYSLDGISVIASGIGEPLHTENSRLEPFYFGDTKVKVEIKLEALPPLAVIVRDTQGYSVRVNVEYTRLPPKCCNCGKFGHMLKYCTIPIHRKNFKQHQSMPRVSSSAAQVTVENKDLSAPDSGSIMELEKDSNDTPISDDPSFQVLPQVVEDVALASSSKSVAGVASPQKKPSVLYLSHRKDKNKKLRVPSDPAHEQVVVDTASDSHPQAPLDVHSFQSLNNQALPPDIALEEGEIPFQPSPVALKKARRIKRQEALLAAASPSSAVSLLFSSIRGKGFNQTARQRFVKSWLTNNKPVFGGILENRVSEENAPSIMASTFPGWRWDNNYSYSDLGRIWIIWDPAVSVVVYKKTAQFILCGVFDPATGTSFSVAVVYGFNTEAQRSELWQDLTTVNTNSPLSSSAWLLLGDFNQILSSDEHYSIEAYDPPVRGMEEFRTFLDSNDLTDLNCRRTFYTWNNSRPEDPILRKLDRALVNPVWIHQFPESLAIFDPPGDSDHSPCLVSLSPSEHSGRKSFKYFSFVSTHSEFLPRLQASWSQSVGTGSKLFLLGQRLKLAKECCRNLNREGFGNIQQRTKDALVELERIQNALLTVPTPDLVTEESQAREVWSFFASTQENFFKLKSRIRWLKEGESNTRFFHRVVMNRQSWNAIRYLRNSSGLRIFNQEQIKGMTVAYFKNLLGSDNRGIEPMLVDQIRLLHPFRCSDSLASELTRLPTDEEIKEVFFKLPKSKAPGPDGFSVEFFLDAWEVVGEDSIQDVKEFFSSGRMLRKFNATTIALLPKMT; encoded by the exons ATGGTTTCGTCTGTGGCTCTTTCGCTTACCCCCGATCCTCCGGACGAAGACGATATGGTCTCTCCCGACTCAAAATCGCCTCCTCCTCTCATAAGCTCATCAGCTCCAGCGGCTATCCC AAACCTTCGCAAGATCTCATCTCCCACTTGTGAGATAGATGGGATTCCGGTGGTTCTCGCTCCAGATTCGGTGGTTCTTCAAGCCTCTGAGGCCTGGAAAGACCACATTATTGCTCATTTCCATGGTCGTTGCCCGTCTCCATCAAAGATATACGACGATTTGAATCCGGTTTGGGGTAAACATGGGAACATTACGGTTCGAACTCTTTCGCAGACGGCGGCTCTAATCTTTGTTCCTTCTACGGCATCTCGTGAGTGGGTGCTACAAGTGGGTTACTGGCAAGTTGACAAATGTGCTTTGACGGCCCTGCCTTGGACCCCTGGAGCTTCTTTGGAGTTACAGGACTTGGTTACAGCTCCCACATGGGCGGTGCTCAAGAACGTTCCTCCGCAGCTGTATTCCTTGGATGGAATTAGTGTGATTGCCAGTGGCATTGGTGAACCGTTGCATACTGAAAACTCAAGGTTGGAACCGTTCTATTTCGGTGACACGAAAGTGAAGGTGGAAATCAAGTTGGAAGCTCTTCCTCCTTTGGCAGTCATTGTTAGAGACACTCAAGGCTACTCTGTTCGAGTCAATGTGGAGTACACTCGCTTGCCTCCTAAATGTTGTAACTGTGGTAAATTCGGCCACATGCTCAAGTACTGCACCATCCCAATTCATAGGAAAAATTTCAAGCAGCACCAAAGTATGCCTCGTGTATCTTCTTCTGCGGCTCAGGTTACAGTTGAGAACAAGGACCTTTCTGCACCGGATTCGGGTTCCATTATGGAATTGGAGAAGGATTCAAACGATACCCCAATTTCTGATGACCCCTCCTTTCAGGTTCTGCCTCAGGTTGTGGAAGATGTCGCATTAGCAAGCTCCTCTAAAAGTGTTGCCGGTGTGGCCTCTCCCCAGAAGAAGCCTTCAGTACTATACTTAAGTCATAGAAAGGACAAGAATAAAAAGCTTCGAGTCCCAAGCGATCCTGCTCATGAGCAGGTGGTTGTTGATACGGCTTCAGATTCTCACCCTCAGGCACCACTGGATGTTCACTCTTTTCAGTCATTGAATAACCAGGCTCTGCCGCCGGACATTGCTTTGGAAGAGGGTGAAATCCCCTTCCAACCCTCTCCTGTTGCACTAAAGAAGGCAAGAAGGATTAAACGTCAGGAAGCGCTCCTAGCAGCAGCCTCTCCTTCTTCAGCTGTCTCCCTCTTGTTCTCATCTATCCGAGGAAA GGGTTTTAATCAAACAGCTCGGCAACGTTTTGTAAAGTCTTGGCTCACGAATAATAAGCCGGTCTTTGGGGGTATCTTAGAGAATAGAGTCTCAGAGGAGAATGCACCGTCAATCATGGCTTCCACCTTCCCTGGCTGGAGGTGGGACAATAATTACTCTTACTCTGATCTCGGCAGGATTTGGATTATCTGGGATCCAGCTGTATCAGTGGTGGTTTATAAAAAGACAGCTCAGTTTATTTTGTGTGGGGTTTTTGATCCGGCTACTGGAACGTCCTTTTCAGTGGCGGTTGTCTATGGCTTCAATACTGAAGCTCAGCGTAGCGAGCTGTGGCAGGACCTGACAACAGTTAATACCAACTCTCCTCTCTCGTCTAGTGCTTGGCTTTTGTTGGGGGATTTTAATCAAATCCTTTCCTCCGACGAACACTATTCTATAGAGGCTTATGATCCTCCAGTTAGAGGCATGGAGGAGTTTCGAACTTTCTTGGATTCAAATGATCTTACTGATCTCAACTGCAGGAGAACTTTCTACACTTGGAATAATTCCAGACCGGAGGATCCTATTTTGCGGAAATTAGACAGAGCATTAGTCAATCCAGTTTGGATTCATCAGTTCCCGGAATCTCTGGCGATCTTCGATCCTCCAGGCGATTCCGATCATTCACCGTGCCTAGTCTCACTATCTCCTTCAGAGCACTCTGGTAGAAAGAGCTTTAAGTACTTCTCCTTCGTCTCTACACATTCTGAATTTCTGCCCCGGTTGCAAGCCTCTTGGAGTCAATCTGTCGGTACAGGTTCTAAGCTCTTTCTTTTGGGTCAGCGATTGAAGCTAGCTAAAGAGTGTTGTCGTAATCTGAATAGAGAAGGGTTTGGTAATATTCAGCAACGTACTAAGGATGCCCTAGTAGAGTTGGAAAGGATTCAGAATGCACTACTCACTGTTCCGACACCAGACCTGGTAACGGAGGAGTCTCAAGCTCGAGAGGTTTGGTCTTTCTTTGCTTCAACGCAAGAGAATTTTTTCAAGCTTAAATCAAGAATTCGTTGGCTTAAAGAAGGGGAATCAAACACTAGATTCTTCCATCGTGTGGTTATGAACAGACAGTCTTGGAATGCTATCCGATACCTTAGGAACTCCTCGGGTCTTCGGATCTTCAATCAGGAACAAATCAAAGGCATGACTGTGGCTTATTTTAAGAATCTCTTAGGTTCAGATAACAGGGGAATTGAGCCGATGTTAGTGGATCAGATTCGCCTCTTGCATCCTTTCAGATGCTCTGACTCCTTAGCCTCTGAACTAACTCGTCTCCCAACTGATGAAGAGATCAAGGAAGTGTTTTTCAAACTGCCTAAGTCCAAAGCTCCGGGTCCAGACGGTTTCTCCGTGGAGTTTTTTCTAGATGCATGGGAGGTAGTTGGAGAAGATTCTATTCAAGATGTTAAGGAGTTTTTCTCCTCAGGGAGAATGCTTCGGAAGTTTAATGCTACTACTATTGCTCTCTTGCCCAAGATGACATGA